caaaacatttttgtcaAGTGATTGTGCATCTGATTGCTTCACTCCAGTTTTTGCCCCTCTGATTGATCggcatataattttatcatgaaaaatatgtctgCTCCCCCtctatacaatatattatttcccATTCCAAATATTCCGCGAACACTAGAAAACCATAGATGTTTGtgtaaaataacaagaaaatctGTGGAGACTTGTGATTGGTTGCTTTGGATCGATTGACGACTGACGTCACAAAATTTGACAGATTTCTAGCTGTGTTCTGTCATTAGCGTCATTTCTAGTTTCTATATAGTAGGTATCCATTCCATTTCACACTCACTCAATAATCTCGTACTCTGTGGTATTATCTTTATCTTCAACTTCACTCATATAAGTACAACTTTAGTGGAAGCCTGTCACAGCCTACTTGCGATCACAGTATTGTGTAAATTGCTAATAGAATTTGTGAATAATTACTATTCATTAACACACAACACGCCAAAAAATGGCTGAAAATACggaaaacatttttctttttgttccaAACATCATTGGTAAGTCGATTGAAAACAATCGATCCGGTCTTTCTATTTGCGTAATTGACGaagtttgtttatattactgtgattatttatatttcagggTTTGGAAGAGTCATCCTTGcaattatttcgttttattttatgcctACACACTGCATACTAGCGTGTGTTTGCTACGTTACCTCCGCATTACTTGATGCTATTGATGGTCATGCTGCAAGATATTTCAACCAAAGTAAGTGAGCTTATATGGCATCGTAATTCAATTATATTACCCCGCCCTCTTATCAAACagataaagtataataaaactgATAAGTAGCTACATGTTAGCAgagtcataataattatacaagtGGTAGTTTTTGCCTTTTTTCACAGaagagaaataatattttgtattaattttattttgcagggCTATCAACTATTGATAGCTTATTTAGATTTACCCAAAAAAATCAATAAGGTACTTTTGATATCAATTATAAAGAATGCATGGTTACCACCTGAATAAATATTGACTACCACAGGAGCTGGTAATCCAACAAACTTTTTCATACTTATGCTGACATTTTATCCATCAGATAAGTTATCGGGCACTTATCTTGCAGTTGAAGCCCTAAATGCTTCTTGTCAACCTCTTaccacaaaattatatatttttcaggcACAAAGTTTGGTGCAATCTTGGACCAGCTGACTGACCGTGCTGGAACAGCATGTCTCATGATGACTCTTGCAACTTTTTATCCCCAGTACACCTTCTGGTTCCAAATATCTATGGCCATAGATATAACTTGCCATTGGCTGTACCTTCACACTGTAACCCTTCAAGGAAAAGCTTCTCACAAGTTCATAGATATGTCAGAGAACCCTATAATGCGTATTTATTATACCAATAAGATGGTGCTGTTCTGGATGTGTGCTGGCAATGAAGCATTCTATGCTGCTCTCTATGTCATGTACTTCTACAGTGGACCTACtggtaatgtattattttgtttgttgatgCTATAAACCAATTATCTGTTAGCATATTTTTAGGGGATAGAAAGAAACCCCCACCCAAGATCAAATGTTACCttctacaaagaaaataaatatttcaatcaaatttttatataatgcaTTTATGGTCTCTTTTCAATGAAAAAGCATGAGGCTTGCAACTGTATATAGCTGTTTATCACATGTATCATGTATTTATTAAGAGAtccgttataaataaataaataaagaaatttaaatctgttttgtaatatattttcagttttgGGAGTTGGCTTGTACAAACTGATTGTCCTCATCACAGCACCTGTGGCTATAGTGAAGGCT
The DNA window shown above is from Anticarsia gemmatalis isolate Benzon Research Colony breed Stoneville strain chromosome 20, ilAntGemm2 primary, whole genome shotgun sequence and carries:
- the Pis gene encoding phosphatidylinositol synthase; amino-acid sequence: MAENTENIFLFVPNIIGFGRVILAIISFYFMPTHCILACVCYVTSALLDAIDGHAARYFNQSTKFGAILDQLTDRAGTACLMMTLATFYPQYTFWFQISMAIDITCHWLYLHTVTLQGKASHKFIDMSENPIMRIYYTNKMVLFWMCAGNEAFYAALYVMYFYSGPTVLGVGLYKLIVLITAPVAIVKAAISVLQGVVGAMNLATIDINERAALAEKQKN